One window of the Clostridium sp. MB40-C1 genome contains the following:
- a CDS encoding HPr family phosphocarrier protein — MKDCIKITINNKKGLHARVAAIVVHKVDELEKKYNVQFFINKSGKKVPAKSLMPLVLLKIKQNEEILLEAVGDEVKEALEKMGRFLQSDFSISDESTISQVDNIIHNNTIAWEQIVESLANGLIVLDENDVITVFNPMAERVLNIKINEAIGKNIYDVIPKSAIGTICNNGKVKIGLRREINNTIVLLNETPILLEGNRKGAIISFQDISNMEKLTGELKEVKELKERLQLVLDSVQDGICVLDKDGYVTYANEAYFKILHEEPEKVIGLNIEKISPKGLRHQVLLSGESVRGVIIKKPNGIVMAGDVSAIKVYGEIRGVVSVVKDRTQLKKLYKNLNEITAKAEYLEQELLRTKKPDESFSKFIGNSGNVRDALAIASKAAKSYSTVLIRGESGTGKELIAEGIHFTSDCAQGPFVRVNCAAIPSNLLESELFGHEKGAFTGAIKRKLGKFELANKGTIFLDEIGETDKSMQVKLLRVLQEKEFQRVGGEETIKINVRIIAATNRNLEDMLKKGEFREDLYYRLNVIPIFLPALRERKHDIPILVEYFIKKISKEMKKEIKGISNEAIDTLIKYKWPGNVRELENLIERVVALSEDEYIENKDFPMYIKQDNSNDKLQDLSKIKHTNYDIKNQIENSEEILKLSEYEKIIIEKALKQFGSYNAAAKVLGVTHKTVAAKARKYGIQKVINWEK; from the coding sequence TTGAAGGATTGTATTAAAATTACAATAAATAATAAAAAAGGACTTCATGCAAGAGTTGCAGCTATAGTAGTACATAAAGTAGATGAACTAGAGAAAAAATATAATGTACAATTTTTTATTAATAAAAGTGGGAAAAAAGTACCAGCTAAGAGTTTAATGCCATTAGTGTTACTTAAAATCAAACAAAATGAAGAGATTTTACTTGAAGCAGTTGGAGATGAAGTGAAAGAAGCTTTAGAAAAAATGGGGAGATTTCTTCAAAGTGATTTTAGTATTTCGGATGAAAGTACTATAAGCCAAGTAGATAATATTATTCATAATAATACTATAGCATGGGAGCAAATAGTTGAAAGTTTGGCTAATGGTCTTATAGTTTTAGATGAAAATGATGTAATAACGGTTTTTAATCCAATGGCTGAAAGAGTATTAAATATAAAGATAAATGAAGCTATAGGTAAAAATATATATGATGTTATTCCTAAATCTGCAATAGGAACAATATGCAATAATGGGAAAGTAAAAATAGGTTTAAGAAGAGAAATTAATAATACTATTGTACTTTTAAATGAAACACCAATATTATTAGAAGGAAATAGAAAAGGTGCTATTATATCTTTTCAGGATATTTCCAATATGGAAAAATTAACGGGAGAGTTAAAAGAAGTAAAGGAATTAAAAGAAAGGCTACAACTTGTGTTGGATTCGGTGCAAGATGGGATATGTGTTTTAGATAAAGATGGATATGTAACCTATGCTAATGAAGCTTATTTTAAAATACTTCATGAAGAACCGGAAAAAGTAATAGGGCTTAATATAGAAAAAATTTCTCCAAAGGGACTAAGACATCAAGTGTTATTATCAGGTGAAAGTGTAAGAGGGGTTATTATAAAAAAGCCAAATGGTATTGTAATGGCTGGAGATGTAAGTGCAATTAAGGTTTATGGAGAAATAAGAGGGGTTGTTTCTGTAGTAAAGGATCGTACACAGCTAAAAAAATTATATAAAAATTTAAATGAGATTACTGCAAAGGCTGAGTATCTTGAACAAGAACTTTTAAGAACTAAAAAGCCTGATGAATCTTTTAGCAAATTTATAGGAAATAGTGGAAATGTAAGAGATGCTTTAGCTATTGCATCAAAGGCTGCTAAAAGTTATTCTACAGTTCTAATAAGAGGAGAAAGTGGAACTGGAAAAGAACTTATTGCGGAAGGGATACACTTTACAAGTGATTGTGCACAGGGGCCTTTTGTAAGAGTAAACTGTGCAGCAATTCCATCTAATTTGCTGGAAAGTGAACTGTTTGGTCATGAAAAAGGAGCTTTTACTGGGGCTATTAAAAGAAAATTAGGAAAATTTGAATTAGCTAATAAAGGAACTATATTTTTAGATGAAATAGGGGAAACAGATAAAAGTATGCAGGTAAAACTTTTAAGAGTACTTCAAGAAAAAGAATTTCAAAGAGTTGGTGGAGAAGAAACAATAAAAATAAATGTTAGAATTATTGCTGCTACCAATAGAAATCTTGAAGATATGCTTAAGAAGGGAGAATTTAGGGAAGATTTATATTATAGATTAAATGTAATCCCTATATTTTTACCGGCTTTAAGGGAAAGAAAACATGATATACCTATTTTAGTAGAATACTTCATAAAGAAAATAAGTAAAGAAATGAAAAAAGAAATTAAAGGAATAAGTAATGAAGCTATAGATACACTGATAAAGTATAAATGGCCTGGTAATGTTAGAGAACTTGAAAATTTAATAGAGAGAGTTGTTGCATTATCAGAAGATGAATATATAGAAAACAAAGATTTCCCTATGTACATTAAGCAAGATAATAGCAATGACAAATTGCAAGATTTAAGTAAAATAAAACATACAAATTATGATATAAAAAATCAAATTGAAAATAGTGAAGAAATACTAAAACTAAGTGAGTACGAAAAAATAATTATTGAAAAGGCTTTAAAGCAATTTGGAAGCTATAATGCAGCGGCCAAGGTTTTAGGAGTTACTCACAAAACAGTAGCAGCTAAAGCTAGAAAATATGGTATACAAAAGGTTATAAATTGGGAAAAATGA
- a CDS encoding V-type ATP synthase subunit D, with translation MARLNVNPTRMELTKLKKRLVTAVRGHKLLKDKQDELMRRFIDLVKYNNQLRSSVEEELSGSFKDFVMARALMSSEILEEAIAYPKEHITVDIKTKNIMSVNVPEMEFKRELGDDEGSIYPYGFANTSAELDGAIEKLYGILPKLLELAEVEKSCQLMADEIEKTRRRVNALEYMTIPQLQETIKYIQMKLDENERAALTRLMKVKDMMEKSAATEA, from the coding sequence ATGGCTAGGCTTAACGTCAATCCTACAAGAATGGAACTCACAAAGCTGAAGAAAAGATTGGTTACAGCAGTAAGAGGACATAAGCTTTTAAAAGATAAGCAAGATGAACTTATGAGAAGATTTATTGATTTGGTAAAATACAATAATCAACTTAGAAGCAGTGTTGAAGAAGAATTGAGCGGTTCTTTTAAAGATTTTGTTATGGCTAGAGCGTTAATGTCATCTGAAATTTTAGAAGAGGCAATTGCTTATCCAAAAGAGCATATTACTGTTGATATAAAGACTAAAAATATAATGAGTGTAAATGTTCCTGAAATGGAGTTTAAAAGAGAATTAGGAGACGATGAGGGAAGTATATATCCTTATGGATTTGCTAATACTTCTGCAGAACTTGATGGAGCTATAGAAAAACTTTATGGAATACTTCCTAAACTTTTAGAACTTGCTGAAGTTGAAAAGTCTTGTCAGCTTATGGCTGATGAAATTGAAAAAACAAGAAGAAGAGTTAATGCTCTTGAATATATGACAATTCCTCAGCTTCAAGAAACGATAAAATATATTCAGATGAAGCTTGATGAAAATGAAAGAGCAGCATTGACTAGATTAATGAAAGTTAAGGATATGATGGAGAAATCGGCTGCAACAGAGGCATAG
- a CDS encoding V-type ATP synthase subunit B, with protein MLKEYKTVTEVVGPLMIVDGVKGVTYDELVEIELQSGEIRHGKVLEITQDKAVVQIFEGSSGINLKETKARFLGKPLEIGVSEDMLGRVFDGLGGPKDGGPKIIPDEKLDINGEPLNPFARDYPSEFIQTGVSAIDGLNTLVRGQKLPVFSGSGLPHAELAAQIARQAKVLNSDSKFAVVFAAIGITFEEAQFFVEDFTRTGAIDRTVLFMNLASDPAVERIATPRMALTTAEYLAYERGMHVLVIMTDITNYAEALREVSAARKEVPGRRGYPGYLYTDLSTLYERAGRIKGKEGSITQIPILTMPEDDKTHPIPDLTGYITEGQIILSRELYKKGVMPPIDVLPSLSRLKDKGIGKDKTREDHADTMNQLFSAYAQGKQAKELAVILGESALSDVDKAYANFADAFEKEYVAQGFEANRSIEETLSLGWKLLKILPKTELKRIRDEYLDKYLDEKEGE; from the coding sequence ATGCTTAAGGAATATAAGACAGTTACCGAAGTTGTTGGACCTTTAATGATAGTTGATGGAGTTAAAGGAGTAACTTATGATGAACTTGTTGAAATAGAGCTCCAGAGTGGTGAAATAAGACATGGAAAAGTACTGGAAATTACTCAAGATAAGGCTGTAGTTCAGATATTTGAAGGATCTTCAGGAATTAACTTAAAGGAAACAAAAGCTAGATTTCTTGGAAAACCTCTTGAAATAGGAGTTTCAGAAGATATGCTTGGAAGAGTCTTTGACGGACTTGGAGGTCCTAAAGACGGAGGGCCAAAAATAATTCCTGATGAAAAACTAGATATTAATGGAGAACCTTTAAACCCTTTTGCAAGAGACTATCCTTCTGAGTTTATTCAAACAGGGGTATCAGCTATAGATGGTCTTAATACTTTGGTTAGAGGACAAAAACTACCTGTGTTCTCTGGTTCTGGTCTTCCACATGCTGAATTAGCTGCTCAGATAGCAAGACAAGCAAAAGTTTTAAACTCAGATTCTAAGTTTGCTGTTGTATTTGCAGCTATTGGTATTACTTTTGAAGAAGCGCAATTCTTCGTAGAAGATTTTACAAGAACTGGGGCAATAGATAGAACTGTTTTATTCATGAATTTAGCTTCAGATCCTGCTGTTGAACGTATAGCAACACCTAGAATGGCACTTACTACAGCAGAATATTTGGCTTATGAAAGAGGTATGCATGTACTTGTTATAATGACAGATATAACAAATTATGCTGAAGCCCTTCGTGAAGTTTCAGCGGCAAGAAAAGAAGTTCCAGGAAGACGTGGATATCCTGGATATCTATATACTGACCTTTCAACTTTATATGAAAGAGCGGGAAGAATAAAAGGAAAAGAAGGCTCAATAACTCAAATACCTATACTTACAATGCCTGAAGATGATAAAACTCATCCAATACCTGACTTAACTGGATATATAACAGAGGGACAGATTATATTATCAAGAGAGCTTTACAAAAAAGGAGTTATGCCCCCAATTGATGTACTTCCATCTCTTTCAAGACTTAAAGATAAAGGTATTGGTAAAGACAAAACTAGAGAAGATCATGCGGATACTATGAACCAGCTGTTCTCAGCATATGCACAAGGAAAACAAGCAAAAGAACTGGCTGTTATCCTTGGAGAATCTGCATTATCTGATGTAGATAAAGCTTATGCTAACTTTGCAGATGCTTTTGAAAAAGAATATGTAGCACAAGGTTTTGAGGCAAATAGATCTATAGAAGAGACTTTAAGCTTAGGATGGAAACTTCTAAAGATTCTTCCAAAAACTGAGCTTAAGAGAATTAGAGATGAATATTTAGATAAATATTTAGATGAAAAAGAAGGTGAGTAA
- a CDS encoding V-type ATP synthase subunit A gives MKRGRIIKVSGPLVIAEGMDEANIYDVVKVGNKRLIGEIIEMRGDKASIQVYEETSGLGPGDPVVTTGEPLSVELGPGLIESMFDGIQRPLDAIAEKAGSFLTKGVEVLPLDREKKWHFIPKVKVGDEVKSGYIIGEVQETTVVNHKIMIPYGIEGKIKSITEGDYTVEETIVEVETAKGIKNVTLMQKWPVRRGRPYAEKLNPISPLVTGQRIIDTFFPVAKGGSACVPGPFGSGKTVVQHQLAKWGDAEIVVYIGCGERGNEMTDVLNEFPELKDPKTGETLMKRTVLIANTSNMPVAAREASIYTGITIAEYFRDMGYSVALMADSTSRWAEALREMSGRLEEMPGDEGYPAYLGSRLADFYERAGKVICLGEDGREGALTAIGAVSPPGGDLSEPVTQSTLRIVKVFWGLDAQLAYRRHFPAINWLNSYSLYLEKIGNWMNENISEDWVELRTSAMTLLQEEANLQEIVRLVGIDALSEKDRLKLEVSKSIREDYLMQNAFHDIDTYASLGKQYKMLKLVLAFGEEANRALKAGVYLNKIIGMEEVRDKIARAKYISEDEISKIDDIREELTKAMDELIAEEGVANA, from the coding sequence TTGAAGAGGGGAAGAATAATTAAAGTATCCGGACCTTTGGTTATAGCAGAAGGTATGGATGAAGCTAATATATATGACGTTGTTAAAGTTGGAAACAAGCGACTTATAGGTGAAATAATAGAAATGAGAGGAGATAAGGCTTCTATTCAGGTTTACGAAGAAACTTCAGGTCTTGGACCTGGAGATCCTGTTGTTACTACAGGCGAACCTCTTAGTGTAGAACTTGGACCTGGTCTTATTGAATCAATGTTTGATGGAATACAGAGACCTCTTGATGCTATTGCTGAAAAGGCGGGAAGTTTTTTAACTAAAGGAGTTGAAGTATTACCTCTAGATAGAGAAAAAAAATGGCACTTTATACCTAAAGTTAAGGTTGGAGATGAAGTTAAATCTGGATATATTATAGGAGAAGTGCAAGAAACTACTGTAGTAAATCATAAAATAATGATTCCATATGGAATAGAAGGAAAAATAAAATCTATTACAGAAGGTGATTATACAGTAGAAGAAACTATTGTAGAAGTTGAAACAGCTAAAGGAATAAAAAATGTTACATTAATGCAAAAATGGCCTGTTAGACGTGGTAGACCATATGCAGAAAAATTAAATCCTATATCACCTCTTGTTACAGGACAAAGAATAATAGACACTTTTTTCCCAGTAGCAAAAGGAGGAAGTGCTTGCGTACCTGGACCTTTTGGAAGTGGAAAAACAGTAGTTCAACATCAACTTGCTAAATGGGGAGATGCAGAAATTGTTGTTTATATAGGATGTGGGGAACGTGGAAATGAAATGACTGACGTTCTTAATGAATTTCCAGAACTAAAAGACCCTAAAACAGGGGAAACTCTTATGAAAAGGACAGTACTTATAGCAAATACTTCTAATATGCCAGTTGCTGCTCGTGAAGCTTCAATTTATACTGGTATAACAATAGCAGAGTATTTTAGAGATATGGGATATTCTGTAGCTTTAATGGCAGATTCAACATCACGTTGGGCAGAAGCTCTTAGAGAGATGTCAGGAAGACTTGAAGAAATGCCTGGTGATGAAGGTTATCCAGCGTATTTAGGATCTAGACTTGCTGATTTCTATGAAAGAGCAGGAAAAGTTATTTGTCTTGGTGAAGATGGAAGAGAAGGAGCATTGACAGCTATAGGAGCAGTATCTCCTCCAGGAGGAGACTTATCAGAGCCAGTAACACAATCAACTTTGAGAATAGTTAAAGTTTTCTGGGGACTTGATGCTCAACTTGCATATAGAAGACATTTCCCTGCAATTAACTGGTTAAATTCTTATTCTCTTTATCTTGAAAAGATCGGAAATTGGATGAATGAAAATATTTCTGAGGATTGGGTTGAACTTAGAACCAGCGCTATGACTTTACTTCAAGAAGAGGCAAATCTTCAAGAAATAGTAAGACTTGTAGGTATAGATGCTCTTTCAGAAAAAGATAGATTAAAACTAGAAGTATCTAAATCTATAAGAGAAGATTATTTGATGCAAAATGCATTCCATGATATTGATACATATGCATCATTAGGTAAACAATATAAAATGTTAAAGCTTGTACTTGCTTTTGGAGAAGAAGCAAACCGTGCGTTAAAAGCAGGGGTTTATCTAAATAAAATCATAGGAATGGAAGAAGTAAGAGATAAAATAGCAAGAGCAAAATATATTTCAGAAGATGAAATAAGTAAAATAGATGACATAAGAGAAGAACTAACTAAGGCTATGGATGAGTTGATAGCGGAAGAAGGTGTTGCAAATGCTTAA
- a CDS encoding V-type ATP synthase subunit F, whose translation MYKIGVVGDKDSVLSFKSIGIDVYPVVEAEEAQKTIDRMAMDKYAVIFVTEHVAKDIEETIQRYNREIIPAIILIPSNQGTLNIGMQKIRDNVEKAVGVNIL comes from the coding sequence ATGTATAAGATAGGTGTTGTTGGAGATAAGGATTCTGTTCTTTCATTTAAATCAATTGGCATAGATGTTTATCCAGTTGTGGAAGCAGAAGAAGCTCAAAAGACTATTGATAGGATGGCAATGGATAAATATGCAGTTATATTTGTTACTGAACATGTGGCAAAAGATATAGAAGAAACAATACAAAGATATAATAGAGAAATAATTCCGGCTATTATATTGATTCCAAGCAATCAAGGAACATTGAACATAGGTATGCAGAAAATAAGAGATAATGTAGAAAAAGCCGTAGGAGTTAATATTTTATAA
- a CDS encoding V-type ATP synthase subunit C, with protein sequence MSNMEYVRAVPRIRSIENRLLDRAKIERMIEGNSAEETFKILQETEYGTLMNNIKRPEDYEIVLSEELKKLYSFMYEVSPDKTLIDIMSVRYDYHNIKVLLKEKALNKELSYLLIPVGTIPVDEMKEYVLTEENKNLTPLMGDAIKETEAAFEETKDPQQIDIILDKYMYKDMFSRAEKLQESYLLEFLNKNVDLINLKTLLRVKKQNKSRKFLEDVLIEGGKLEREILIDMLNGSNENIVSRLQYSDYNEIIKAGMDEYLQSGKLNVLEKLSDNFIMDFIKDSKYVSFGIEPLLAYIFAKENEIKIVRIIMVGKLNNIAGDVIRERLRDIYV encoded by the coding sequence ATGAGTAACATGGAATATGTTAGAGCTGTACCGAGAATAAGGTCTATAGAAAATAGACTCCTTGACAGAGCTAAAATAGAAAGAATGATAGAAGGAAATTCTGCAGAAGAAACTTTCAAGATACTTCAGGAAACAGAGTATGGTACATTGATGAATAATATTAAAAGGCCCGAGGATTATGAAATAGTTTTAAGTGAAGAATTAAAAAAACTTTATTCATTTATGTATGAAGTATCTCCAGATAAAACTTTAATAGATATAATGAGTGTTAGATATGATTATCATAATATAAAAGTTCTTTTAAAAGAAAAAGCTTTAAATAAAGAATTAAGCTATCTTTTAATTCCTGTTGGAACAATACCTGTTGATGAAATGAAGGAGTATGTTTTAACAGAAGAGAATAAGAACTTAACTCCTTTAATGGGAGATGCTATTAAAGAAACAGAAGCAGCCTTTGAGGAGACTAAAGATCCTCAGCAGATAGATATAATCCTTGATAAATATATGTATAAGGATATGTTTTCTAGGGCAGAAAAATTACAGGAATCATATCTATTAGAATTTTTAAATAAGAACGTTGATCTTATAAATTTGAAGACTTTACTTAGGGTGAAAAAGCAAAATAAATCTAGGAAGTTTTTAGAGGACGTTTTAATAGAAGGCGGTAAGTTGGAAAGAGAAATTTTAATTGATATGCTAAATGGATCTAATGAAAATATTGTAAGTAGATTACAATATAGCGACTATAATGAAATTATAAAGGCTGGAATGGATGAATACCTCCAAAGTGGCAAATTGAATGTATTAGAGAAATTAAGTGATAATTTCATTATGGATTTTATAAAAGATTCAAAATATGTTAGTTTTGGAATAGAACCTTTACTTGCCTATATCTTCGCTAAAGAAAATGAAATAAAAATAGTAAGGATTATAATGGTTGGAAAACTTAATAATATCGCCGGAGATGTTATAAGAGAAAGGCTGCGTGATATTTATGTATAA
- a CDS encoding V-type ATP synthase subunit E — MSNINNLTSKIIEDANNAAKSLIEEAKNKEKKLIEKKIAEAEKEKEVIISKAQSEAKAKGERIISNAQLQVRNMKLQVKGEMLDTVFEKALEELKNISKEDHLNFIKDSILSMDIDGDEEIIVGKDNDAVTPNFISELNKALIVKGKRGDLKLSSEKRDIKGGYILSKGGIEINSTFETLVMSFRDELEAEVMGALFS, encoded by the coding sequence ATGTCTAATATAAATAATTTGACATCTAAGATAATAGAAGATGCTAATAATGCTGCAAAAAGTTTAATAGAAGAAGCTAAAAATAAAGAAAAAAAATTAATTGAGAAAAAAATAGCCGAAGCTGAAAAAGAAAAAGAAGTAATTATTTCAAAAGCTCAATCAGAAGCAAAAGCTAAGGGAGAAAGAATTATATCTAATGCTCAGCTTCAAGTAAGAAATATGAAACTTCAAGTTAAAGGAGAAATGTTAGATACTGTATTTGAAAAGGCATTAGAGGAGTTAAAGAATATATCTAAAGAAGATCATTTAAATTTTATAAAGGATAGTATATTATCAATGGATATAGATGGGGACGAAGAGATAATAGTTGGAAAAGACAATGATGCAGTAACTCCTAATTTTATAAGCGAACTAAACAAAGCCTTGATAGTTAAAGGTAAAAGAGGAGATTTAAAGTTAAGTTCGGAAAAAAGAGACATAAAAGGAGGATATATTTTATCTAAAGGAGGTATTGAAATCAATAGTACCTTTGAAACTTTAGTTATGTCTTTTAGAGATGAACTTGAGGCCGAAGTTATGGGTGCTTTGTTTAGCTAA
- a CDS encoding V-type ATP synthase subunit K, protein MKNFMDFMVQNGGLLFALLGAGLATLLSGIGSAKGIGLVGEAATGVVTEDPDKFGKALILQLLPGTQGLYGFVTAILILTRIGMIGGTAPDLGKGFYYFLASLPIAFVGWRSAISQAKAAAAGMTILAKKPEHVMKGVLFAVMVETYALLAFVASLLMIFNIK, encoded by the coding sequence ATGAAGAATTTTATGGATTTTATGGTTCAGAATGGTGGGCTATTATTTGCTTTATTAGGAGCAGGACTTGCAACTCTTTTATCAGGAATAGGTTCAGCGAAAGGTATAGGATTAGTTGGTGAAGCAGCTACAGGAGTTGTTACAGAAGATCCAGATAAATTTGGTAAAGCACTTATTCTTCAATTATTACCAGGTACTCAAGGTTTATATGGATTCGTTACAGCTATTCTTATTTTAACAAGAATAGGAATGATAGGTGGAACTGCACCAGATCTAGGAAAAGGATTCTATTATTTCTTAGCATCACTTCCAATAGCATTTGTAGGTTGGAGATCAGCAATATCACAAGCAAAAGCAGCTGCTGCAGGTATGACAATCCTTGCAAAAAAACCAGAACATGTTATGAAAGGTGTATTATTCGCTGTAATGGTTGAAACATATGCATTGTTAGCATTCGTTGCATCACTATTAATGATCTTTAATATAAAATAA
- a CDS encoding V-type ATP synthase subunit I has protein sequence MAIVKMNKFTLFAFQSEKETLLKNLQKFEGVEFVNLQSKLENEKFSFLKSAVEEKEILQRENELSKIKFSLDFLNNYIDKEKGLQALKKGKKSITFEELENLVKEIDWMSIYENLKCKEEKQNALSNEKTKLESEIEALLPWTNFNCPFKDLRSLKYTSYFIGTIPNNLKEPFIEEFNNEIGFSYIELINEGKEEVYILAVVIKDLEDNAFEILKKYGFSKANFNYDESPKDIIKACEDRISKINNEKETNIKSLKEMNDYYEKMKLVYEYYSNYLERAKVTENFLKTKDIVVIEGWNTLSSNFELEEVIKNIAKENYYLEFKEVEEDDKVPILLKNNGFVEPFESITEMYSLPDYREVDPTPVMSLFYFVFFGMMLSDAGYGVVMVIATAVALKFLKLEKATKNFMKLFLYLGISTVIWGAIYGGWFGDAPAQFLGKPAPYLINVSDQIMTVFGMSIAFGVVHIIMGLAMKAYVLIRDKKYLDALFDVGFWYISLTGIFMMFVQSLSSVGKILTIIGFVGLLLTQGRDAPTIGGKIGGGIYGLYGITSYIGDFVSYSRLLALGLATGFIANAFNLMINLIPGAAKFIVGPIIFIVGHLFNLGINALGSYVHSSRLQYLEFFNKFYEGGGKKFTPFKSQSKFVNVTNKKVNA, from the coding sequence ATGGCAATAGTTAAGATGAATAAATTCACATTATTTGCCTTTCAAAGTGAAAAAGAAACTTTACTTAAAAATTTGCAGAAATTTGAAGGTGTAGAGTTTGTAAATCTTCAAAGTAAATTAGAAAATGAGAAGTTTAGTTTCTTAAAAAGTGCTGTAGAGGAAAAAGAGATCCTTCAAAGAGAGAATGAATTATCTAAGATAAAGTTTTCATTGGACTTTTTAAATAATTATATAGATAAAGAAAAAGGACTCCAAGCACTTAAAAAAGGCAAAAAAAGCATTACTTTTGAGGAACTTGAAAATTTAGTGAAAGAAATAGATTGGATGTCTATTTATGAGAATTTAAAGTGTAAAGAGGAAAAACAAAATGCTCTTTCTAATGAGAAAACTAAGTTAGAATCAGAAATTGAAGCGCTTTTGCCTTGGACTAATTTTAACTGTCCTTTTAAAGACCTTAGAAGTTTAAAATATACTTCTTACTTTATTGGAACAATACCAAATAATTTAAAAGAGCCTTTTATAGAGGAATTTAATAATGAAATTGGTTTTTCCTATATAGAGTTAATAAATGAAGGAAAAGAAGAAGTTTATATTTTAGCTGTAGTAATTAAGGATTTAGAAGACAACGCTTTTGAAATATTGAAGAAATATGGATTTAGCAAGGCGAATTTTAATTATGATGAAAGCCCTAAAGATATAATAAAAGCTTGTGAAGATAGAATTAGTAAAATAAACAACGAAAAAGAAACTAATATAAAATCTTTAAAAGAAATGAACGATTATTATGAGAAAATGAAATTAGTTTATGAATACTATTCTAACTATCTTGAAAGAGCTAAGGTTACTGAAAATTTTTTAAAGACAAAAGATATTGTTGTAATAGAGGGATGGAACACTTTATCTTCAAATTTTGAATTAGAAGAAGTTATAAAAAATATTGCAAAAGAAAATTATTATTTAGAATTTAAAGAAGTTGAAGAAGATGATAAAGTTCCAATATTATTAAAAAACAATGGATTTGTTGAACCTTTTGAAAGCATAACAGAAATGTATTCACTACCAGATTATAGAGAAGTTGATCCTACACCTGTAATGTCACTATTCTATTTTGTATTCTTTGGAATGATGCTTTCTGATGCAGGATATGGAGTAGTTATGGTAATTGCAACTGCAGTAGCATTGAAGTTTTTAAAGCTTGAAAAAGCTACAAAAAACTTTATGAAACTATTCTTATACCTTGGTATATCTACAGTTATATGGGGAGCTATATATGGAGGGTGGTTTGGAGATGCTCCAGCTCAGTTTTTAGGTAAACCTGCACCCTATTTAATAAATGTATCAGATCAGATAATGACAGTTTTCGGAATGTCAATAGCATTTGGAGTAGTTCACATAATTATGGGGCTTGCAATGAAAGCTTATGTATTAATAAGAGATAAAAAATATTTAGATGCATTGTTTGATGTAGGATTTTGGTATATATCTCTTACTGGAATATTTATGATGTTTGTACAAAGTTTAAGTTCAGTAGGTAAGATACTTACTATAATTGGTTTTGTGGGACTTCTTTTAACACAAGGAAGAGATGCACCAACTATAGGAGGCAAAATAGGTGGAGGAATATATGGACTTTATGGAATAACAAGTTATATTGGAGATTTTGTTTCTTATTCAAGACTTTTAGCATTAGGACTTGCTACAGGATTTATAGCAAATGCATTTAATCTCATGATAAACTTGATTCCAGGAGCTGCTAAATTTATAGTAGGACCAATTATTTTTATAGTAGGACATTTATTTAATCTAGGTATTAATGCATTAGGTTCATATGTACATTCAAGTAGATTACAATATCTTGAATTTTTCAACAAATTCTATGAAGGTGGAGGAAAGAAGTTTACTCCATTTAAGTCACAAAGTAAGTTTGTTAATGTTACAAATAAAAAGGTTAATGCTTAA
- a CDS encoding ATPase — protein MAIEAINEIKAAEEKAYETIKNAQSQSNTIIKEAEAKALDEYKKVLAEAKLQGKKIMDDVVEEAQKKTVPILEKGREETDSIKNVLEERFKKAVNLVIERIVNVNGNS, from the coding sequence TTGGCAATTGAAGCAATTAATGAAATTAAAGCAGCAGAAGAAAAGGCATATGAAACAATAAAAAATGCTCAAAGTCAAAGTAATACAATCATTAAAGAGGCGGAAGCTAAGGCATTAGATGAATATAAAAAGGTTTTAGCTGAAGCTAAATTACAAGGAAAGAAAATTATGGATGATGTTGTAGAAGAAGCACAAAAGAAAACAGTTCCGATACTGGAAAAGGGGAGGGAAGAAACCGATAGTATAAAAAATGTCCTTGAGGAAAGATTCAAGAAGGCAGTGAATTTAGTAATTGAGAGGATAGTGAATGTAAATGGCAATAGTTAA